The nucleotide window GATCTCTTAAGTTCCGGGTCACTGAAATTCACATAATACAATCCATATGTGTAGTTGGGATCGAGAAATTCGAACAAATCCATGAACGACCATTGGAAGTAGCCTCTTGTGTCAGACTCATTCCTACATAATAAATTTATGTGACATTTAGTATTACAATTTTACATGCGAAGTCTTTTTTAAGGGAGAATATTGCACACCTCACTGAATTAAGCACAGCACCAATATAGGCATGAAGGTATTCAACTCTTCCCACGTCGTTGAGTGATGAAGAGTGGTTGCTTGATCCTGTTTTTGTGTTTACAGGAAATCTCAAGATCAGTAATGTTTGGTAactaaggagagagagagagagagagagagagagagagagagagagagagagagagagagagagagagagagagagagagagagagagagaccattTTCAAGAATGTAGACAGGTGGATTGCCATAGTTCTCCTTTATGTATGCCAACACTCCTTCAAGACCCCATGGTAGCACATCATACTGTGAATATCGTATGAAACTGAAAGATTACAATAGTTATGGTGATTCAAGTGGGTTATTGGCTCTGGAAACACACCTTGACCAGTGTAGAGTTCCCAATGGCTGTAGAAGAAAATGAAGTAAAGAATCAGCTATAGACTCGGGTAATGTGTtgatcaaaaacaaaaacaaaagactcGGGTAATGAACAAAAAGGCATACGGATTAGTGAAGCATTCATGTCTGACACAAAATCTTGGTCGGTGGAGCTAGTTACGTGTGCAATGTACATTGTAGTGTAGTGTATGACTCCTATGAAGTCGGATGAGTTCTGAACGAGATCTGACTCTTCTTTAGAAAAACTTGGCAGTCTCTTGCCTGCGATTCTCTTCACCGAGCCTGGATAGTCCCCAAACACAAGCGGGTGCAGAACACTTGAAGACACAAACGAAAATGATTTTCACTAAGAGCAGCCGAACAAGAATTAATGTGAAGACACAAAAATTGTTTCAACAAACCTGCCTAAAAAGAAATCTCTGGCTCTCTGAGTGGCCATATCGTCTTCTTTAGAGCTAGTGAAAGGAACCATCCAGTAAGTAAAACATGTTATACCTACAGATCCATTTTGCTTATCCTACACCCATCATACGAGAGAGAGGGATGAAGAAAGAAATGAACCGACCATTCAAGAGGTGTATTGTGTGAGAGTTTACCTTGTACTTTTTCTTATACAAACTTGCTGTAGATGCATGTGTAAGCAACATATTATGGAGTGCAATATATTGATTAGTTGAAGAGTTTCCTATGTATGAATTGGTCTGCGGAGTTGGAAGCTTAATTCCCAAGCCAGAACCTCCAAATGCTAGCATATTGGGTTCATTAATCGTTGACCAGAATTTCACTGTGTTCCCAAACTCTCTGAAGCAAACATCAGCAAAAGCAGTGAAGTCGTCGCTGCAACAGAAGATTATATAAGATAGAAATATATACAGTATAGCACATACTTCACTTTGgaagtttttattaattacaaGTGCAATTTAATTGTAGGAATATGTTTGGCTTTACATGATTTTGCGATCAAACCATCCTCCGTATTCATCATCAAGTGTCTGAGGGAGATCATCGTGATACAAAGTCACATGAGGTTCAATTCCTGCACTCACGATTTATGCCAAAGAACAATAACAAACTCAATTCATGTTGTTCCTAATTAAGACACAGTTAATAGTTTTGACAATGATGATGGGAAGCACAATCTTACCATGGCTTTTGAGTTCATCTAGAAGGTTTTTGTAGAAACGTAAACCCTTTGGATTCACAGGACCTCTTCCACCTGAAAAACcaaatgaacaaaaacaaatctcGAGGCAAGGGGAACAAAATCTGAGTCATGGTAAAGAAACACCCACGCACTTGGTATTAGTCGCGACCACGAGATGGAGAGTCGGAATGCATCTAAACCCATGTCATACATCAGCCTTACGTCCTCCTTGACATATCATAATTATCACATATTTTTCAACTGTAATTGTTCCTAGTTGTTTATTATCAAAAATACATCAAATGTTTACCAATGACCAACCTTATATTTATGATATCCATCGCATGCTACATCTCCCGTAGGTCCCTTTCCTGCATCGTTAGGTGGAACTgatagttattattattttttttttttgaacaagaaCTGATGGTTATCCTAAACCCTTAACTCTAGAAAACATCGAACTAGTTTATGGATTTTAAACTCAATATCGTTTTGGTGAAGAGCTTACTAGAGTGAAAAATTGTATCCCATATGCTAGGCTTTCTTCCGTCTTCATCAGCAGCTCCTTCCCACTTttaaagatcaaagcaatttcagataatcaatttttttgtaaGGACCATTCAAGATACGAACCTGATAAGCAGAAACGGCAGATCCGAACACAAATCCCTCTGGGAAATCTTTTTTGCTGTAAGTGTAAACATCATTGCATCTACTGGAGAAAgcgaaactcaagaaaatggtaAACAGAAACAAAATATGTTCCATCTCTTCTTAGCCTGTCTTATCGCAAAGGTCTTGGAAACATACTCCGGTCCTGTCAGGATGTATTTGGTGCATGTGTTAGTGGTGTAATATAAACTTGATACTGATGGTCCAGTCCATACCTAACATTATTTAATAttgttactagattttgacccgtgcaaccgcacgggtgtttgttttcaattttctatacataaattattgttttagaaaataagtgatatatatttttaatgttaatcatatacttaaatatttatataactatttcaaatacaataattttataatttacatgttataattaattaattgtttaaatctTATGTATTTGCctcttcttattatatatttatcttattgtatttgcatttagttattaagcaaattaatatattcatgagaaaatatatttaaaaaatattttgtatttaatttatgctaaattctaacccgtatttcaaaactggatttatTTTTACCAATAtatttatgcttattcattttagataatttattattagacatgtattatatagtttgttaatttttagtcgttctatcatcatattatattttaaataaatagtttatatttatgaaaataaaatttataaatttatcaattgaatataattttatcatattaattttagtataataattatattttaacatgatcatgaatataaaagtagataaaataggatataatttatttattttcatttctaaacgataacttaaaatacattaagttattgtttaaatattacactgatttattagaattttaaaatataatatataaatatatattatatttaaaatgaaaatatattatgattaaagtagttacaaagattttatattattaactttaaagaaatacatgttaatttttatacatgtattatatagtttgataatgttaacccatcttaccaacatattagtttttatttttgaacataaatattttataattacgaaaacaaaatatataaatatataaatttaatacaattttattatatttagatcaatataataattttaatttaatatgattgattatgattatataataactaaaatattatagatttttttatttttcattttatataactgaatatattaatgtataataatattttaaactaatttcgaaattagtgaaaatatttaaatataattttaaaaatgaagatcttgtaaaaatcttttaaaacagatttgttagaattttaaaataaatatatttatatttaaagtgaaaagatatcaaaagatgctatgattaaaatattttaaaaattatatttattattagtctgaattaaaatatagtatgaaattctatgaataggtctattaggtccattttttaaaaaatcacacatgaatcaaggttgtgacttctattttaatatataagatttatcAACCACATGTTCCAACCACCACATGAGAGAAACTTAACCAGACAAGACAGTTATCACGGATCACATAACAGGGATTTACCATTAGGACAATAAAAACTCTAAATCATCTTACATCTGATATTATTATTCAAACAAATATTATaagtaatttttaattaaatggaAATTTGCCTTTGGTCAAATTggatataatataaattttctacCTTCAAAATTATGATGATAAAATGTTTGAACCTTTACTCTTTTTAGGATTTATTTTAAGATTAGcaccaaagaaaaaaattgtaacgAACTGATTATTTTAGATTTGATATTTTAATCTAAATGATATCATATTGTTAATTATGGTTATTTTATTGTTCgtactattttaatatatgcaCCCATATATTATTGagattttcataatttttaggACTAGAATCTAAAATATCCGGCTGCAATTCTGAAAACTTACTTCTAATAATTCATATAAATCATAGTGCAGTTCAAAGTTTTTGTATTTTACTTCTGAAAATGCACATGTTTGCCACTATTTCATAAATAGAGATTTaccaaatatgactcaaaatttgattttgacTGCAAAAACATATCCAaatttgaatcaaatgcaaaagtaatCCAAAATccttgtgaaattacagccagccccttgtgaccaaacaaaaaacagaactcatttttacgaatatagccccgtTAAGTCTTTTGAGTTTTCTGAGATTCTGTTAAGTCTTTTGCACGACGTCCACGGAAGTCGTCTCGTATAGTTGAtcctaaaaataatttataaattttgtaaaaaatattttgataaacgAAAAATTAAAAGCATGTAAATATTAAGAGTTTTAAGTGATATGAATTAAGATATAATAatattgaattgttttcaacatagatgagtgaaattagtgaatcatgatattctttggtctagggtttggcaacatatgttgtagtattgtatgtattcttagggttagattttggaaagcttaaatatttttttgaaaaattaaatttttacctACATGTGATAATttatgtgtatagtaaacattttttaagtttaatttgattttatgaattgtttagttagttaatttagtttaggggttatgtttagggtctagatGACTAtcatgtaagtcgtctgacgattAGAAGACTTCTATGAAAGTCTTCTAACTCCtgctaaatatattttagtttcccgaTAAAAATATTGAAGTCTTCTGGGCGACTTACTAGTAGGTCGTCTTGTAAGTCTTCTGatcgaaaatatttaaccttattggaatttttgtctccatatataaataaaaatttgcacattttctctcctcctctcaaatggctgcaacaaaaatggtATGTTCCTCATTCTAAAATTCTCCAACCTCTTTCTAATCTCTTTAAACTtataaacaccaaactttatatcaatttattgtttttgtctcatgtctttctcactagtttatcttgttttgcaggtttttcatcacatggttctcatcttccaatcatttaaaggtagatttattaattttagatatgtatttttgtgtgttctttaAAGGTGGAtctatctaatcttccactcattttctctgtttttaagccatttgaacgtttttggagaTGCAAGTTTTTCAAATCTggatttggatatgcaggtttttcagatctggaagacttttgagctagaagacttccagacgactttcaggaagtctTCTGATAGAGTCTTCTCCCATGTTTCCCCTTCATAATAGATATGAGCATTTTAGCaagtttttatgtctgatttttcttcatttggtaagcTCATGTTGGATAAAGTTCATACCTTTTTTCCAAattaaaactctccaaacccactctaatctctttgacttgaaaacactaaactttatatgaatttttcatttttgtctcaTGTGTTTctcactaatctatctttttgttgcaggtttttaatcagatgatTATCATCTTCCACTTGGATATGTacgtcttccagacgacttcaaagaagtcttccagacgattCCCAGGAAGTCCTCTGACGGggtcttcttccatatcaagtggagtctaagcttgtctttgtagaggaatgatctataatagttttgtttgtggtctgttttgtgatttgAATGTGTACTCCTTTTgttatgactttttttttgtaaatttgaagatatattaatgaaaaaatttggtaaatatgttcattttccacaatattatcttgccaAAATAACTTGACATAattgaagttattgatacaacttcaatagcaaaacacaataacacaaaaaattaatcaaatttattacaaCTAAGGGAGAAGAATTCTCAAGAAAACTTaatcaaattcacaaaagataAAACATTACATAAGTTCAAAGCTAAAACACTTTCATTAGATACATACGTAAAAGGTATATCTTATGATCTGAAAAACACATTAAACCATGTTACAGAATATTCTTGAATttacttaacacttttgaaaattaaataaacatatcttaaagttacttaacaaatttacaaaaactaacgtagaagtcTTCTCAATTTGCTAGAAACTTTACCAAGCATGAATGTTGGTcgtccatctttgtttgttaaaaaaaattcgagacgacttccatgtaagtcgtctaggaaaaacgagttagttttgcatttgaccggattatgttagaaatttgactttttctggacgacttacacaTATGTCGTCgagtagaaaattaaaaaaaatcaatattttgttatacctagacgacttaagtcgtctcaggttagttttgcaattgaaaaataaaacaaaaaatattattttttctagacgacttacacggAAGTCGTTCGTACGACGACTttcatgtaagtcgtctagacaaaaataatttattttgttttatttttcaattgcaaaactaacctgggacgtctaggtataacaaaattttttaaaacaaatttctactggacgacttacatgtaagtcgtccaggaaaagtcaaatttctgacacagtccggtcaaatgcaaaactaacccgttttCCCTACACGACTTACATGGTAGtcgtcttgattttttttttaacaaacaaagatggacgACTTCCATATAAATCGTCtagaaaaacatatttaaaagtcaattgcaaaactaacatctGCATTGACCAcaagacttccatgtaagtcgtctacaacCAGATGACTtaccaggaagtcgtctggacgaacagatctggagaaaaaaattaatttcaaagTTTCAACCAGTGAGATAACTTGTTTAGCACACAAAATTCTTCTCCAAGCACCCAAAATCTCAAACAAAAGTGACCCACCAAGAATCATAAGCTTTAAtggctctatgaaccataaaaattttagaatcaaaatcttggttttttggatgaatatggAGAGAAAGTAAAGAGATGTTGTTTTGAGTTCATAAGAATCGAGAAAGAAAGAGTGTAAATTGATTTTTaggtgcattaagagcttcaaattgtttgttcatggtggttgattATTGATGGAAGTTGCAATATTGTGAATACTTGAAGAAGTTGAGGGTGATAGAGTAAAATATGCATtttcgaaagaaaaaaaaaatgatggcaTTTTGGTGAATAATCTGAACTTTGGAGGTGGAAGAGGCAaattaaagtttaaaaaaaaaaacatgagttaattttgtgtttgaattcaaattttgagtcatatttgcaaaaaaccctttgataattatttttttctcaaagtcAATAATTTTGACCcatctaaatttttttctaaatcatatatacaaatttaaatatctattacATACAaacatgttttagaaaaaacatattttttataaggttaaatattatataaaaattaatataaaaatagttatcccacatttttaaaaatcagaTCTGAATCTAGTCCAATTCCATTAAAAAACAACCAAAACCACACGgtcaagttacaaaaaaaaaatgaaaagaaaaactaaactGCTGACATAAATATTAACTAGCAACCATTACTTGCCTTTAATGCAGTTTACACATGAACCACGTTGGTTTATGTACACCACCCAAATGTCTTTTTGTCTTCTCATTTTTCTTCGTTTTTGTTGTATTAATGAGcatcacaaaaatatttatttatttatattcttccagttttaaatttttattcaacaaaaatGCTGTATAAAGTGGAAAAgggagtaattttttttatagaaacagagcaaataaaaaaaaacaaaaaaacagagcaaATCTCCACCTTTATATCGGTGGTTGGTAGCGAGCTTCAGTCCGAAAGTCGCCAACAGCTCCTCAAGTATCTACGTATGGGGACATACTTGAGTTCCGCTCTTCTCAAATGTGGTTTAATAATAATGACTGATTTTAGGCACAATGGATCagtatgaaattattttttcttagggCGAATTTATATAACGTGGCGGTGAAGAgatgagtgtttttttttctttttggtgtaATGAAGAGATGAGTGTTCCATATGGTTAATGACTAATGACAAAGATTCTTAAATTGGCTAATTCAGCTTAAGATGTCTACAGTCAAATAGTAACAAGTCTACTAAAATAGTAATGATGTATTTAACTTAAATCTATACAAGAAATTCAAATACCACCTAAAACTACATTGCCGACGCACGCACCATAGTTAAGGTGAATTATAAGAATCTGATGGAGGATAACTATGATGGCCCCTAGTCATAAATCTTGATGCGTGACCGCGAGCTAGCTTGAGTGGTTCTTATTAACTCCCATTTGGTTAGAAAACGTGGTTAATAGAccgacgacaaaaaaaaaagaataaatatatGGAAAATAACACATTCagcaagtatatatatatatatatatgggaaGTTTACTAAAACGAGTCAAATTACTTGAGTTATTACTAGAATAAATCCTAAAAGttcaaaattactaaaatatttttatggtcGAAAATGCCTTTTTTTACAGTTGTGAGCAGAAAGGTATATTACAAAATTgccatttaaattttgaaaaaaaaatcgtcGGCAGatttatttgacaaaaaaaacaaatctattgTAACATAAATCTGTTCATTAAATCTGCTGTTAAAGTTATATCTACCGTGTATTTGGTAGCAGACTTTTAAGTTACAACAGATTTTTTAAAGATGGCTGATTTATTTGTCCGATTTAATGTCGTCAATAGATTTATATGTTTTAGTCTATCGAATGAAGAgacagattttttaaaataggcAGTTTTATATCGTATCAGTTAGATTTTTTAAACCGATTTAAAATTACCTTCAGCAGACTTTTTAAGAGTAATAGACATAAATTTTTATGAAAGATATGTTTATCCGATTTAAATTTCTGGTCGACTTTTATATTCATTTGGTGGCAGATTTTAAAAATTGCCATCTTTGACGGCAGacttttaaatcaaattttaattaccATCTTAAGACACACTTATTGTAGCAGACTTATCCACTCGAATTTCTGGTTAAATTCACTAAGATTTCGGTTTGGTATAACTTGGTTCAGTTTAGATTATTTTcggtttaaataaatttttaattttggttgGAATTAATTTGTTCTcggtttaaattaatttaaaccttcggttaaaaaaattttaaaagttggtTTAAGTTATGAATCAGATTACACCACGTTTTCAATTAGGTTATACGTTCTCtgccgtcttcttcttcttgttaccTCTGATTCATAAATTTTGGATCCACTTTCATGGGGATCTACAACGGTATCTTTTAATTCATATTGATAGGAGAATAATGGAACACATGATTCTCGTCTCGGGGAAGTGGAAAGTTGAGAAAACTAAGTGGTTATTTGAAGTTGACAATGATCGAGGTAGCATAATAGTTCCTGCGAATGAGGACACTCGATTTGAGGACTTTGTGAAAATCATATTTGAGGATTATGGAGTTGATTTTGCAGAAAATGACTTGGAACTGAGGTACCTTTTTCCGAAGCAGAATCTACACAGTCAAAGCATCAATACACCACCTGTGAAAATAGGAAACGATAGGCAGTTTCATGCATTCTGGGGTATTTGCAAAGTCGAGAACATTCGGCTATGTGTGGAgtttaaattgaaaaaaattgttGGAGAAGGAGCTGGTGAAGATCAGAAACAACCCATACATGGAGATGACTCGTTGTGTGAAGACGAAGAAGATACAGACGAAGAGGGTGATCGATTCGATTACTGCGATGATTCTGATGGAGCAACATCTGATGATGAAAACTTTACTACATACGGGCTTCAACCAAACCACGTAGAAGAGGTTCATGGATCGTCTACAAAGCTGATTTATGCAAGAAAGACAGAAGAAAGAGACTCTCCAATGAGTATGTCCGATCTGCGCTTATTCAAATTTGACGTGGGGCAGAGTTACGATTCAAAAGATGCACTAGAGACACGTCTGAAGATATGTTCAGTTGTCCacaagtttgattttgatgtcATTGCATCAACGCGGACACTGCTCTTTGTAAAATGTTGGCTAAAAGGATGTACATGGAAGCTAAGAGCTACACCAGTAGGTAACTCTTTCAAGTTTACAGTCCGAGTATATGTAGATGAACATACCTGCTCCATAACAGAACGCTCATCCCGTTCCCGACAAGCTACTCCCGAGATTCTTGGACTCTTGTACAAAGACTATATTGGTGGGGTTGATCCATCAATTTTGCCACGTCATGTTTCTAGTGCTATGAACATGAGCTTCGGAATCAAGGTTGAATAAACATGTGCTTCAAATATAGtctcttctccaacctttaCTTCCTTTTAAATGGGTTACTGTTTATTGTTTATTGCAGATGGATTACTGGAAATCTCATCGTACACTTATAGTTGCTAGAGATCTCGTAATGGGTTCAGCAGAGAGTGGATATGAGGAATTACCTACTTACCTGCACATGATTAAAATGTCAAATCCAGGGACTTTAACTCGACTGGAAGTTGATACAAACAACAGATTTAAATACTTATTCCTTGCATTCGGCGCTAGCATTGCTGGATTTCCATATATGAGGAAGGTTGTCGTGGTTGATGGAACATTTTTGCAAGGGAAATACAAAGGAACGCTTCTGATTGCAACCTCCCAGGATGGTAATTTTCAAATCTTTCCAATTGCGTTTGCTGTGGTTGACACAGAGAATGATGAATCATGGACATGGTTTTTCCGCCAACTCAGCCGTGTGATCCCCGATGATGAAGGATTGGCATTAATCTCTGACAGACACCAGTCAATAGGGAAAGCTATTGCAGTGGTCTATCCATTGGCAAGCAGGGGAATTTGCACGTACCACTTATATAAAAACATCTTGTTACGATACAAAGGGCGTGATTTGTTTGGATTGGTCAAAAAAGCTGCAAACTCTTTTAGGTTAACTGATTTTCAAGCAACCTTCGAGACAATCAAAGAGTTAAATCCAGATTTGCATGCATATCTGGAACGTGCTGATGTACGTAAGTGGGCACGAGCTCATTTTAAAGGTGATAGATATAACCTCCTTACAAGTAACATAGCTGAATCCATAAATAGAGCTTTGTCCGGTGCTAGAAGCTTGCCAGTTGTTCACCTTCTAGAGTCGATCCGATTAATGATGACACGCTGGTTTGCAACAAGAAAACATGACGCTGAGTTGTTGAAAACCTCTCTTACTCGAGGTGTAGAGAAGGTGTTGGAGgtaatatattttgaatcaggttatattttttgttagacTATTTGCTAGTATACTAAGATTTAACATTTGCAGGGCCGGATACCTATTGCTAATCTACTAAAGGTTCAAGCAATTGACATTCATCAGTCACAAGTTACAGGAGTCTCGTCTTTACATGTTGTAAACCTGACCGAGAAGAAATGTTCTTGCCGCAGATTTGATTTGGAGAAGCTACCATGTGCTCATGCTATAGCTGCTGCGGAAGCTAGAAAGATGTCATGTATATCACTTTGTCATCATTACTATCGGAAGCAATACCTGTACAATGCGTACAACACAGCTGTTATGCCCAAAGATGACGTCCTTCCAATTCCAGAAGCGCTTGCCAAGAGGATATGTTTACCACCTGAGGTCCGCCAACCACCGGGAAGGCCAAAAAAATCAAGACATAAATCCATTTTGGAGAAAGTTGCAAGTAAAAAGCGGCCACGGAAGGAACACACATGTCGAATTTGTAACCAGAGTGGTCATAATTTTACAACATGTCCTCTTAAGTGATAAGTTTTCGATTTAGTTTGAGACTTTTGTCATTATATTGCATTTTGTGTGGTGGAATATTACGATTATTTTGTTTAGAAGACTTTGGTCATTATATTTCATTGAATTTCGTGCAACATTACGTAGTTTATTTAGTGGACTTTGTTCATTACATTATGATTCATTTAGTTTATCTTTTTCCAGAATTTGTAGTGAGCTGAAAATGTGAAAGAGACGAGCCATAATTAAACAAAGTAACCATCAACGTTAAACATCCAAATTACACATCCGAGAATAAGAAAATATCATCCAAAAATAAGCAAAAACCTACAGTTATACATCCGAGAaaaaagcaacaaaaaaaagcaGAGTACAAGTTATACTTCCTAATCCTCCATAGACACCTCATCATAAATCTCCGCAGCCATCTTCAATCGCATTGCTGGTATGATCTGATCACTTAAGCCTACAAAATTATACCCCAGAGCTAAACATTCAATGTATTTCAGAGTGTACAAGCCGCAATCTCCTGGGTCGTCATTTTGGGGAATCTTCTTGTACCTACGGTAGGTGAAATTTTTGTGAGGCTTTGTTCTCAACTTAGGATCGACCATCTTGTTAAGCAATGCAGGAAGCATTTTCGTAAACGGCATGCACTCCTCTTGCATCTTCTTATCAGGCACCCAAGTTCGAATGCTATCATACACATGTATTAGCTCCTTCTGCAGATCGATGTGAAGAGCAACCCAGTGGTCGCCGTTGACATGGTGGCAGAGGAAGAGAGAGTCAACATCTGTAAGCCACTTCTTACCCGTGACAAATTCAGCTAGGTATTCTCCATTAAAAGCCATGCTAAAATATTCTGGCAACTCATTTGTCTCACCAAACTTTTTGTAGTCATTAACCCATGAGTTCACAAACCAGCGGTCAAGGAATGCAATTCGAGGAGAACAAAATGGAGACTGGGATTGCATGGAGCGTCTGTGAAACATACGCATTGCTGCAGCCATGTGCTGTGACATTACAAAGACCACAATCAGAATGGATTTATTCATAATGGACACTGAGCCAAACAAATCACAAACATAAACTTACAGAGTCATGCAACCAGCCATAATTCTTTGTTGGCCAAGCTTCTCTTGGTAGCACCAAGGTCAGATAAAATCTTGCACTTCTATCTCCATAACCAGACTCAGCATCTtccctacaaaaaaaaaacaaagaataagACCAGGGAGACAATTAAGAAAGAACAAGGTAGGATGGAAGAGAGGAAACTTACAAATCAGACTTAATGAAGTCCAATACTTTCTTCAATTTCTCTGGAGCCACCTTATCTAATGGGTCATAAGATTCCTTGGAGACAGTTTTACCAGATACGATACGCTTCACTGTTGAATTCCCTACGAATGGAAAAACTTGAGTCTTTGTCAGCTTGGTTTTTCTTTTGCGTGTAGGCTCCTCCAAACTTGAAGCTAG belongs to Brassica rapa cultivar Chiifu-401-42 chromosome A07, CAAS_Brap_v3.01, whole genome shotgun sequence and includes:
- the LOC103828583 gene encoding putative beta-glucosidase 5 isoform X1; this translates as MEHILFLFTIFLSFAFSSRCNDVYTYSKKDFPEGFVFGSAVSAYQWEGAADEDGRKPSIWDTIFHSIPPNDAGKGPTGDVACDGYHKYKEDVRLMYDMGLDAFRLSISWSRLIPSGRGPVNPKGLRFYKNLLDELKSHGIEPHVTLYHDDLPQTLDDEYGGWFDRKIIDDFTAFADVCFREFGNTVKFWSTINEPNMLAFGGSGLGIKLPTPQTNSYIGNSSTNQYIALHNMLLTHASTASLYKKKYKDKQNGSVGITCFTYWMVPFTSSKEDDMATQRARDFFLGSVLHPLVFGDYPGSVKRIAGKRLPSFSKEESDLVQNSSDFIGVIHYTTMYIAHVTSSTDQDFVSDMNASLIPIGNSTLVKYDVLPWGLEGVLAYIKENYGNPPVYILENGSSNHSSSLNDVGRVEYLHAYIGAVLNSVRNESDTRGYFQWSFMDLFEFLDPNYTYGLYYVNFSDPELKRSPKTSALWYSAFLNGTTSSSHELKNSGSFSAL
- the LOC103828583 gene encoding putative beta-glucosidase 5 isoform X2; this encodes MEHILFLFTIFLSFAFSSRCNDVYTYSKKDFPEGFVFGSAVSAYQWEGAADEDGRKPSIWDTIFHSRKGPTGDVACDGYHKYKEDVRLMYDMGLDAFRLSISWSRLIPSGRGPVNPKGLRFYKNLLDELKSHGIEPHVTLYHDDLPQTLDDEYGGWFDRKIIDDFTAFADVCFREFGNTVKFWSTINEPNMLAFGGSGLGIKLPTPQTNSYIGNSSTNQYIALHNMLLTHASTASLYKKKYKDKQNGSVGITCFTYWMVPFTSSKEDDMATQRARDFFLGSVLHPLVFGDYPGSVKRIAGKRLPSFSKEESDLVQNSSDFIGVIHYTTMYIAHVTSSTDQDFVSDMNASLIPIGNSTLVKYDVLPWGLEGVLAYIKENYGNPPVYILENGSSNHSSSLNDVGRVEYLHAYIGAVLNSVRNESDTRGYFQWSFMDLFEFLDPNYTYGLYYVNFSDPELKRSPKTSALWYSAFLNGTTSSSHELKNSGSFSAL
- the LOC103828584 gene encoding uncharacterized protein LOC103828584 yields the protein MPGKKVKIEKPFSIPQLNDQSISTEGWENHLKWQKSVKCRVALEALASSLEEPTRKRKTKLTKTQVFPFVGNSTVKRIVSGKTVSKESYDPLDKVAPEKLKKVLDFIKSDLEDAESGYGDRSARFYLTLVLPREAWPTKNYGWLHDSHMAAAMRMFHRRSMQSQSPFCSPRIAFLDRWFVNSWVNDYKKFGETNELPEYFSMAFNGEYLAEFVTGKKWLTDVDSLFLCHHVNGDHWVALHIDLQKELIHVYDSIRTWVPDKKMQEECMPFTKMLPALLNKMVDPKLRTKPHKNFTYRRYKKIPQNDDPGDCGLYTLKYIECLALGYNFVGLSDQIIPAMRLKMAAEIYDEVSMED